One window from the genome of Schistocerca piceifrons isolate TAMUIC-IGC-003096 chromosome 8, iqSchPice1.1, whole genome shotgun sequence encodes:
- the LOC124711851 gene encoding dynein light chain 1, cytoplasmic codes for MSDRKAVIKNADMSEEMQQDAVDCATQALEKYNIEKDIAAYIKKEFDKKYNPTWHCIVGRNFGSYVTHETRHFIYFYLGQVAILLFKSG; via the exons ATGTCTGACCGAAAAGCAGTGATAAAAAATGCTGATATGTCTGAGGAGATGCAGCAGGATGCAGTAGATTGTGCAACACAAGCATTAGAAAAATATAACATTGAAAAG GACATAGCAGCTTATATTAAGAAAGAATTTGATAAGAAGTACAACCCAACGTGGCACTGCATTGTGGGCCGCAACTTTGGAAGTTATGTGACCCACGAGACACGACACTTTATCTACTTTTATTTAGGACAGGTAGCGATACTGCTGTTCAAGAGCGGGTAA